From the genome of Paraburkholderia flava, one region includes:
- a CDS encoding glutathione S-transferase N-terminal domain-containing protein translates to MDLYFSPLACSLATRISLYEAGADAAFVQVDTKAKQVADGSDFLAINPLGQVPVLRTDDGWLLTENTAILPYVADRYPDAALAPVSGTAARAKMQQWLGFVSTELHKAVFVPLLDRHASDDVKRYARDKVASRMGMLQRHLDAHEFLVETFSVADAYLVTVLNWASHGGVDLAQWPEVERYYRRLVERPAVARALAEELALYREELARRSK, encoded by the coding sequence ATGGATCTGTATTTTTCACCGCTCGCGTGTTCGCTCGCGACGCGGATCTCGCTATACGAAGCAGGGGCCGATGCGGCTTTCGTTCAGGTCGACACGAAGGCGAAGCAGGTTGCCGACGGCAGCGACTTTCTCGCGATCAATCCGCTTGGCCAGGTGCCGGTGCTGCGCACAGACGATGGCTGGCTGCTAACCGAAAACACCGCGATCCTGCCGTACGTCGCGGACCGTTATCCCGACGCAGCGCTCGCACCCGTGTCGGGCACGGCGGCGCGCGCGAAGATGCAGCAATGGCTGGGGTTCGTCAGCACCGAATTGCACAAGGCGGTGTTCGTTCCGCTGCTCGACCGGCATGCATCGGACGATGTGAAACGCTACGCGCGCGACAAGGTCGCATCACGGATGGGCATGCTGCAGCGGCATCTGGACGCACATGAATTTCTGGTGGAGACGTTTAGCGTCGCGGACGCATACCTGGTGACGGTGCTGAACTGGGCATCGCACGGTGGCGTCGATCTGGCGCAGTGGCCGGAAGTAGAGCGCTACTACCGGCGCCTGGTGGAGCGGCCGGCAGTGGCACGGGCGCTGGCCGAAGAACTCGCGTTGTATCGCGAGGAACTGGCCCGTCGCAGCAAATAA
- a CDS encoding DUF2866 domain-containing protein, producing the protein MTEEAVFTHLQAMSGNLHAQQIHSCTVTAPQQLPWGRSYRLVEWTLKHDPECRRLAVPTEYTAPEIAELVISHVPGRRFCQYTENV; encoded by the coding sequence ATGACTGAAGAAGCGGTGTTCACCCATCTGCAGGCCATGTCCGGCAACCTCCATGCCCAGCAGATTCATTCGTGCACGGTCACCGCGCCGCAGCAGCTTCCGTGGGGCCGGTCGTATCGCCTCGTCGAATGGACGCTGAAACACGATCCCGAATGCCGCCGTCTCGCGGTGCCCACCGAATACACGGCTCCCGAAATCGCCGAACTGGTGATCTCGCATGTACCCGGCCGACGGTTTTGCCAGTACACCGAAAACGTGTAG
- a CDS encoding M30 family zinc metallopeptidase, which yields MRSVRSKSMAACAVVMLFAAGLAGCGGGGGGDSSPAASGTAKGTDTSTNTSTPATTTAVLADGNMHAACTGCGASDDSTYSGSGTGLWQALNTSAAAQNVPVSIKGLTGQNVTFVFTNESTSAQTVAALKLNPSVSAASSMSAVMRAQTEPNVATSGAGENAALSAIRDFNAHGWAAYTSNASNPSAAASSVARFSTAGTPSASVAYAIGAQRTFYYQDFSIRQTTLEQTATTSDGTTVNLWVENGELGASKVSPTLINTLLTRYAQAGGVYDMLTRIGGPLYGPNSHSELISGTGQPIDLVVMNFDHNNQPFGLLGYFWALNDFKTGSGQLAYSNQSISLYLDSETLYLGGAAGLQQITTTMAHESMHMQNFYRRAVLMGSQYAFDSWLEEMSAMMMEDWASTNLDPSYNAIRDLRFPTYLNYAGHGSYDCGLTNWTPFGTDCESYSVSGSFGGFLNRQLGLNFYKTLLYDKNQTDSLAILNDAIVQNRAGSSVQQELRHFAAAAAGLVPTTSAGVSNYLFAARSEGGFNLPAIDPSAYQSMRDLPSAVPSALPSLGNFPVLRPAVSGTFNETVQVPAGTTLSVVVD from the coding sequence ATGCGCAGCGTGCGTTCCAAATCGATGGCCGCATGTGCGGTCGTCATGCTGTTCGCTGCCGGTCTGGCCGGATGCGGCGGCGGAGGCGGCGGCGATTCCAGCCCTGCAGCCAGCGGCACCGCCAAAGGCACCGACACCTCGACCAACACTTCAACACCCGCGACGACGACAGCGGTTCTCGCCGACGGCAACATGCACGCAGCCTGCACAGGCTGCGGCGCAAGCGACGACTCCACCTATTCCGGCAGCGGCACCGGCCTCTGGCAGGCACTCAACACGAGCGCAGCAGCGCAGAACGTTCCGGTCTCCATCAAAGGCCTCACGGGGCAGAACGTCACGTTCGTTTTCACGAACGAAAGCACGTCGGCACAGACGGTCGCTGCGCTGAAACTCAACCCGTCGGTCTCGGCTGCTTCGTCGATGTCCGCCGTGATGCGCGCGCAGACGGAGCCGAACGTCGCGACGTCGGGTGCCGGCGAAAACGCAGCGCTCTCCGCGATCCGCGACTTCAACGCGCACGGCTGGGCCGCGTACACATCGAACGCATCGAACCCGTCGGCGGCCGCTTCATCGGTTGCACGCTTCTCGACGGCAGGCACGCCGTCCGCATCGGTCGCATACGCGATCGGCGCACAGCGCACGTTCTACTACCAGGACTTCTCGATCCGTCAGACGACGCTCGAACAGACGGCGACCACGTCCGACGGCACCACCGTGAACCTGTGGGTCGAAAACGGCGAGCTGGGCGCAAGCAAGGTCAGCCCGACGCTGATCAACACGCTGCTCACGCGCTACGCACAGGCGGGCGGCGTGTACGACATGCTGACGCGCATCGGCGGCCCGCTGTACGGCCCGAACTCGCATTCGGAGCTGATCAGCGGTACCGGCCAGCCGATCGATCTCGTCGTGATGAACTTCGATCACAACAACCAGCCGTTCGGTCTGCTCGGTTATTTCTGGGCGCTCAATGACTTCAAGACCGGCTCCGGCCAGCTCGCGTACAGCAATCAGTCGATCTCGCTGTATCTGGATTCCGAAACGCTCTACCTCGGCGGCGCTGCGGGCCTTCAGCAGATCACGACGACGATGGCGCATGAAAGCATGCACATGCAGAACTTCTACCGGCGCGCGGTGCTGATGGGTTCGCAATACGCATTCGATTCGTGGCTCGAAGAAATGAGCGCGATGATGATGGAAGACTGGGCGAGCACGAACCTCGATCCGAGCTACAACGCGATCCGCGATCTGCGCTTCCCGACTTACCTGAATTACGCGGGCCACGGCAGCTACGATTGCGGCCTCACGAACTGGACGCCGTTCGGCACCGATTGCGAAAGCTATTCCGTGTCGGGATCGTTCGGCGGTTTCCTGAACCGGCAGCTTGGGCTGAACTTCTACAAGACGCTGCTGTACGACAAAAACCAGACCGATTCGCTCGCGATCCTGAACGATGCGATCGTCCAGAACCGTGCGGGTTCGAGCGTGCAGCAGGAACTGCGGCACTTCGCCGCGGCGGCGGCCGGCCTCGTGCCGACCACTTCCGCAGGCGTGAGCAATTACCTGTTCGCGGCACGCAGCGAAGGCGGCTTCAATCTGCCCGCGATCGATCCGTCGGCCTATCAGAGCATGCGCGATTTGCCGTCCGCGGTGCCGAGCGCGCTGCCGTCGCTTGGCAACTTCCCGGTGCTGCGTCCTGCCGTCAGCGGAACGTTCAACGAGACGGTGCAGGTGCCGGCGGGGACGACGCTGTCGGTGGTCGTGGACTGA
- a CDS encoding catalase-related domain-containing protein yields the protein MINAQRKRLYRNIAEGIAGVPADIVERQLALFDKIDPAYGAGVRKAIAQGAEGSETALP from the coding sequence TTGATCAACGCGCAGCGCAAGCGCCTGTACCGCAACATCGCGGAAGGGATCGCGGGCGTGCCGGCCGACATCGTCGAACGGCAACTCGCGCTCTTCGACAAGATCGATCCGGCCTATGGCGCAGGCGTGCGCAAGGCAATCGCTCAGGGTGCCGAAGGATCGGAGACCGCGCTGCCTTGA
- a CDS encoding peptidoglycan D,D-transpeptidase FtsI family protein yields the protein MAHRKKPQSHDSYAPVARNAVLDPRLPMWRSKFVVLLVFAAFAALVARAFWVQVVNQDFYVEQGQKRYQRTLELDATRGRIVDRNGALLAVSLATYEIWATPKLLDESAYPPLAKLLDVPLAELRRRLSPDKSFVLLRRQVDAETAGHIEKLGLAGITQIADSKRFYPEGESAAHVVGFTDIEDNGQEGVELAANERLIGAPGQREVIRDRLGRVVSETRPLVPPRNGATIHLTIDRRVQQLAYAQLKAAVAKHDAQAGSVVVLDARNGEILALANYPSFDPNDRARLTGRQLRNRAVVDTFEPGSTIKPIVAALSIDLGKVRPQTLIDTSPGYYKIGPSVIHDTSNHGQITVAQAIQKSSNIALAKLALNLPAETIWTKYQEYGLGHAPELTFPGVATGRVRPYNRWRPIEQATMAYGYGLSTSLLQMAQVYTAYAGDGTLHPAHLLIDDSAAAAVAASPTGRQVTTPATAAAIRTMLEMATGAGGTGRAADVAGYRTGGKTGTARKQVGTSYAKNRYRALFVGMAPMSDPRLVVAVMIDDPAGKAFYGGTVAGPVFSAVTGGTLQLLGVPPDA from the coding sequence ATGGCACACAGAAAGAAACCGCAGTCTCACGATTCGTACGCTCCCGTCGCGCGCAACGCCGTGCTCGATCCACGTCTGCCGATGTGGCGTTCGAAATTCGTCGTGCTGCTGGTGTTCGCGGCATTCGCTGCGCTCGTGGCCCGCGCATTCTGGGTGCAGGTGGTCAATCAGGACTTCTATGTCGAGCAGGGGCAGAAGCGCTATCAGCGCACGCTCGAACTCGATGCGACGCGCGGCCGCATCGTCGATCGCAACGGCGCGTTGCTCGCCGTGAGTCTCGCGACCTACGAAATCTGGGCCACGCCGAAACTGCTCGACGAAAGCGCTTATCCGCCGCTCGCGAAACTGCTCGACGTGCCGCTTGCCGAATTGCGGCGCCGGTTGAGTCCGGACAAATCGTTCGTGCTGCTGCGGCGCCAGGTCGACGCCGAGACGGCCGGCCACATCGAAAAGCTCGGTCTCGCGGGCATCACGCAGATCGCAGATTCGAAGCGTTTCTATCCGGAGGGCGAATCGGCCGCGCATGTGGTCGGCTTCACCGACATCGAGGACAACGGCCAGGAAGGCGTCGAGCTCGCCGCGAACGAACGGCTCATCGGTGCGCCGGGCCAGCGTGAAGTGATCCGCGATCGACTCGGCCGTGTCGTGTCGGAAACGCGGCCACTCGTGCCGCCGCGCAACGGCGCGACGATTCATCTGACGATCGATCGTCGCGTGCAGCAGCTCGCGTATGCGCAGCTAAAGGCGGCTGTCGCGAAGCACGATGCGCAGGCCGGCAGCGTCGTCGTACTCGACGCGCGCAACGGCGAGATTCTCGCGCTCGCGAACTATCCGAGCTTCGATCCAAACGATCGCGCGCGCCTCACTGGACGGCAGTTGCGCAATCGCGCGGTGGTCGACACGTTCGAACCGGGCTCGACGATCAAGCCGATCGTCGCCGCGCTGTCGATCGACCTGGGCAAGGTCCGTCCGCAAACCCTGATCGACACGTCGCCGGGCTACTACAAGATCGGACCCAGCGTGATCCACGATACGTCGAATCACGGACAGATCACCGTCGCGCAGGCGATCCAGAAATCGAGCAACATCGCGCTCGCGAAGCTCGCGCTGAACCTGCCCGCCGAAACGATCTGGACCAAATACCAGGAATACGGCCTCGGTCACGCGCCCGAGCTGACGTTCCCCGGCGTCGCGACCGGCCGCGTGCGACCGTATAACCGCTGGCGACCGATCGAGCAGGCGACGATGGCCTACGGCTACGGCCTGTCGACATCGCTGCTGCAGATGGCGCAGGTCTACACCGCGTATGCGGGCGACGGCACGCTGCATCCCGCGCATCTGCTGATCGACGACAGCGCAGCCGCTGCGGTGGCCGCATCGCCGACTGGCCGTCAGGTGACGACGCCCGCAACCGCTGCGGCGATCCGCACGATGCTCGAGATGGCGACGGGCGCGGGCGGCACCGGACGCGCGGCAGACGTCGCCGGTTACCGGACCGGTGGCAAGACGGGCACTGCGCGCAAACAGGTGGGCACGTCGTACGCGAAGAACCGCTATCGCGCGCTGTTCGTCGGCATGGCGCCGATGAGCGATCCGCGCCTGGTGGTGGCGGTGATGATCGACGACCCGGCGGGCAAGGCATTTTATGGCGGCACCGTCGCCGGCCCGGTGTTCTCGGCGGTGACGGGCGGCACGCTGCAACTGCTCGGTGTCCCGCCGGACGCTTGA
- a CDS encoding trimeric intracellular cation channel family protein, whose translation MLLHSLYLLAIVAEAMSGALMGMRRGMDRFGLCLVGTVTALGGGTVRDVLLGHYPLAWIAHPDYVLITIGAASVAAACARPLRHLQGLFVTVDAIGLIAFTIIGCDIASALQISPLIVVLAGAITGVCGGMLRDLLCNEMPLVLREDLYASIALAAGALYLALQWVGVGRGAASLVVLVAGFIVRMLAVRFRWRLKRFSAADAGTGGMH comes from the coding sequence ATGTTGCTCCACTCCCTCTACTTGCTTGCGATCGTCGCCGAAGCGATGTCCGGTGCCCTGATGGGCATGCGCCGCGGCATGGACCGCTTCGGGTTGTGCCTCGTCGGCACGGTCACCGCGCTCGGCGGCGGCACCGTGCGCGACGTGCTGCTCGGTCATTACCCCCTTGCGTGGATCGCCCATCCAGATTACGTTCTAATTACAATTGGGGCCGCGTCGGTCGCGGCGGCATGCGCAAGGCCTCTGCGGCATCTCCAGGGACTCTTCGTGACCGTCGACGCGATCGGGCTGATCGCGTTCACGATCATCGGCTGCGATATCGCGTCGGCGCTGCAGATCAGTCCGCTGATCGTCGTCCTCGCGGGCGCGATCACCGGCGTATGCGGCGGCATGCTGCGCGACCTGCTGTGCAACGAGATGCCGCTGGTGCTGCGAGAAGACCTGTACGCGAGCATCGCGCTGGCCGCGGGTGCGCTGTATCTCGCGCTGCAATGGGTCGGCGTGGGACGCGGCGCGGCGTCGCTCGTGGTACTCGTCGCGGGGTTCATCGTGCGCATGCTGGCGGTACGTTTCCGCTGGCGGTTGAAGCGTTTCAGTGCCGCCGATGCGGGCACGGGCGGCATGCACTGA
- a CDS encoding methyl-accepting chemotaxis protein produces the protein MTLNKKLASMIAVLWIGLILIGGFGAWQNRASMIADRRDQLTSLIQQANAIVNRYYTLSQQHVMSDADARKQALDTLAAIRYGKDGYISVNDSQPVMLMHPIKKELIGKNLGQFTDPAGNHLFTDIVKAGNLDGGGFVDYLWSKPGHDEPVAKTSYSLRFAPWDWYIVTGMYMDDVQHAFFANLLRWLAITVALGAIATVVMMLVLRSVKRALGGDLEVAVEAAQRMARGDLSAGVPLRRDDRASLLHALHTMQRGLVDTVSRVRAGTENINVGASEIASGNTDLSQRTEQQAAALVQTASSMDQMTANVKHNADSAMQAAQLAGQAADVATRGSRVVDDVVRTMGEISTSSRQIGDIIGVIDGIAFQTNILALNAAVEAARAGEQGRGFAVVASEVRSLAQRSATAAKEIKALIETSTHTVESGSTLVANAGSTMTEIVQSVRRVNEILEEISHASREQSAGIEQVNRAVGEMDQVTQQNAALVEEAAAAAHSLKDQVDVLRESIASFALPA, from the coding sequence ATGACCCTGAACAAGAAACTTGCTTCGATGATCGCCGTGCTGTGGATCGGTCTGATCCTGATCGGCGGATTCGGCGCGTGGCAGAACCGCGCGTCGATGATCGCCGACCGGCGCGACCAGTTGACCTCGCTGATCCAGCAGGCGAACGCGATCGTCAACCGCTACTACACGCTGTCGCAGCAACATGTGATGTCCGACGCCGACGCGCGCAAGCAGGCACTCGACACGCTCGCGGCGATACGCTACGGCAAGGACGGCTACATCTCGGTCAACGATTCGCAGCCGGTGATGCTGATGCATCCGATCAAGAAGGAGCTGATCGGCAAGAATCTCGGTCAGTTCACCGACCCGGCCGGCAACCATCTGTTCACCGATATCGTGAAGGCCGGCAATCTCGACGGCGGCGGGTTCGTCGATTATCTGTGGTCGAAGCCGGGACACGACGAGCCGGTCGCGAAGACCAGCTACTCGCTGCGCTTCGCGCCGTGGGACTGGTACATCGTCACCGGCATGTACATGGATGACGTGCAGCACGCGTTTTTCGCGAACCTGCTGCGCTGGCTCGCGATCACCGTCGCGCTCGGCGCGATCGCGACCGTCGTGATGATGCTGGTCCTGCGCAGCGTGAAGCGCGCGCTCGGCGGCGATCTCGAAGTCGCGGTCGAAGCAGCGCAGCGGATGGCGCGCGGCGATCTGTCGGCCGGTGTGCCGCTGCGGCGCGACGATCGCGCGAGTCTGCTGCATGCGTTGCACACGATGCAGCGCGGGCTCGTCGATACGGTGTCGCGTGTGCGGGCCGGCACCGAGAACATCAACGTGGGCGCATCGGAGATCGCGAGCGGCAATACCGATCTGTCGCAGCGCACCGAACAGCAGGCAGCCGCGCTCGTGCAGACCGCGTCGAGCATGGACCAGATGACCGCGAACGTGAAACACAACGCGGACAGCGCGATGCAGGCCGCTCAGCTCGCGGGCCAGGCAGCGGACGTCGCGACGCGCGGCAGCCGCGTCGTCGACGACGTCGTGCGGACGATGGGCGAAATCTCGACGAGCTCGCGGCAGATCGGCGACATCATCGGCGTGATCGACGGCATCGCATTCCAGACCAACATCCTCGCGTTGAACGCAGCGGTCGAAGCGGCGCGCGCCGGCGAACAGGGACGCGGCTTCGCGGTCGTCGCATCGGAGGTGCGCAGCCTCGCGCAGCGCTCGGCCACCGCCGCGAAAGAGATCAAGGCGCTGATCGAAACGTCGACGCACACCGTCGAATCCGGCTCGACGCTCGTCGCGAACGCGGGCTCGACGATGACCGAGATCGTGCAGTCGGTGCGACGCGTGAACGAAATTCTCGAAGAGATCAGCCATGCATCGCGCGAACAGAGCGCGGGTATCGAACAGGTGAATCGCGCGGTCGGCGAGATGGATCAGGTCACGCAGCAAAATGCGGCGCTCGTCGAAGAAGCCGCGGCGGCTGCGCATTCGTTGAAGGATCAGGTGGATGTGCTGCGCGAATCGATCGCGAGTTTCGCACTGCCTGCATGA
- the aepX gene encoding phosphoenolpyruvate mutase, whose translation MNARDTALLPASRSSRLRQMLTSNQLEFLMEAHNGLSARIVREAGFRAIWGSGLTISAQFGVRDNNEASWTQVVDTLEFMADASDLPILLDGDTGYGNFNNMRRLVRKLEQRGIAGVCIEDKVFPKTNSFINGERQPLAEIDEFSGKIKAGKDSQLDENFSIVARVEALIAGWGMDEALKRAEAYRQAGADAILIHSKLSRPDEILAFAKEWAGRGPLVIVPTKYYSTPTEVFRKAGISAVIWANHLLRAATTAMQTVAKEIHDNETLVDVEDRVATVNEIFRLQDADEYSEAERRYLSTSRASGSAIVLAASRGAGLEALTEERPKVMLPVAGKPLLRWLVDGFKKQGVNDITVVGGYRADAIDTAGIKLVVNERHAQTGELASLACAAGTLQNDTVISYGDLLFRSYIVRDLVESEAAFSVVVDSSLTQAENSSVRDFAWCSTADDRGLFGNKVLLRRVSNEADGAPNGRWIGLLNVRGAGIERLKTMLAQLQQRPDFDSLDIPALLNALIEAGEEVEVQYVHGHWRGVNDLEDFRRAGDFAHAQTPIASGDATRGAAQ comes from the coding sequence ATGAACGCACGCGACACCGCTCTCCTTCCCGCTTCGCGCAGCAGCCGGCTGCGTCAGATGCTCACCAGCAACCAGCTCGAATTCCTGATGGAAGCGCACAACGGCCTGTCCGCGCGCATCGTCCGCGAAGCCGGTTTTCGCGCAATCTGGGGCTCGGGCCTGACGATCTCCGCGCAGTTCGGCGTGCGCGACAACAACGAGGCGAGCTGGACTCAGGTCGTCGATACGCTCGAGTTCATGGCCGACGCGAGCGATCTGCCGATCCTGCTCGACGGCGACACCGGCTACGGCAACTTCAACAACATGCGCCGTCTCGTGCGCAAGCTCGAACAGCGCGGCATCGCGGGCGTCTGTATCGAAGACAAGGTGTTTCCGAAGACCAACAGCTTCATTAACGGCGAGCGTCAGCCGCTCGCGGAAATCGACGAGTTCAGCGGCAAGATCAAGGCGGGCAAGGACTCGCAACTGGACGAGAATTTCTCGATCGTCGCGCGCGTCGAGGCTTTGATCGCGGGCTGGGGGATGGACGAAGCGCTGAAGCGCGCGGAAGCCTACCGTCAGGCCGGCGCCGATGCGATCCTGATTCACAGCAAGCTGTCGCGTCCCGATGAGATTCTCGCGTTCGCGAAGGAATGGGCCGGCCGTGGCCCGCTCGTGATCGTGCCGACCAAGTACTACAGCACGCCGACCGAAGTGTTCCGCAAGGCGGGCATCAGCGCGGTGATCTGGGCGAACCATCTGCTGCGCGCGGCGACCACCGCGATGCAGACCGTCGCGAAGGAAATCCACGACAACGAAACGCTGGTCGATGTCGAAGACCGCGTGGCCACCGTCAACGAGATTTTCCGCCTGCAGGATGCCGACGAGTATTCGGAAGCCGAGCGCCGTTATCTGTCGACGTCGCGTGCAAGCGGCTCGGCGATCGTGCTGGCGGCTAGCCGCGGCGCAGGGCTTGAAGCGCTGACCGAAGAACGTCCGAAGGTGATGCTGCCGGTAGCCGGCAAGCCGCTGCTACGCTGGCTCGTCGATGGCTTCAAGAAGCAGGGCGTCAATGACATCACGGTGGTCGGCGGCTATCGTGCCGACGCGATCGACACGGCTGGCATCAAGCTCGTCGTCAACGAACGCCATGCGCAGACCGGCGAACTCGCGTCGCTCGCCTGCGCGGCCGGCACTCTGCAGAACGACACGGTCATTTCGTACGGCGATCTGCTGTTCCGCAGCTACATCGTGCGCGATCTGGTCGAGAGCGAAGCAGCGTTCAGCGTGGTCGTCGATTCGTCGCTGACGCAGGCCGAAAACAGCAGCGTGCGCGACTTCGCGTGGTGCTCGACGGCTGACGATCGTGGCCTGTTCGGCAACAAGGTGCTGCTGCGCCGCGTGTCGAACGAAGCGGATGGCGCGCCGAACGGCCGGTGGATCGGTCTGTTGAATGTGCGCGGCGCCGGCATCGAACGTCTGAAGACGATGCTCGCGCAATTGCAGCAGCGTCCCGATTTCGACTCGCTCGACATCCCCGCGTTGCTCAACGCGCTGATCGAAGCGGGCGAGGAAGTCGAAGTGCAGTACGTGCACGGTCACTGGCGCGGCGTCAACGATCTCGAAGACTTCCGCCGTGCAGGCGACTTCGCGCATGCGCAGACGCCGATCGCATCGGGCGACGCGACGCGCGGAGCGGCGCAATGA
- the aepY gene encoding phosphonopyruvate decarboxylase, whose product MIEAAQFVEAARTRGFDWYAGVPCSYLTPFINYVLQDPSLHYVSAANEGDAVALIAGVTLGARNGRRGVTMMQNSGLGNAVSPLTSLTWTFRLPQLLIVTWRGQPGVSDEPQHALMGPVTPAMLDTMEIPWETFPTEADAIGPALDRATKHMDETGRPYALVMQKGSVAPYELKAAATPTRAPAIAARNTSRGLSADALPTRQQALQRVIARTPTESTVVLASTGFCGRELYAIDDRSNQLYMVGSMGCVTPFALGLALSRPDLQVVALDGDGAALMRMSAFATLGAYAPANLTHVLLDNGAHDSTGGQATVSPQVSFAGVAAACGYASAVEGDDLAVLDEALDALAAPVSSVASTSQRGPRFVRLAIRRGTPDGLPRPTITPPDVKTRLMRHIGAAQGAH is encoded by the coding sequence ATGATCGAAGCAGCACAGTTCGTCGAGGCCGCGCGCACGCGCGGCTTCGACTGGTATGCCGGTGTGCCGTGTTCGTACCTGACGCCGTTCATCAATTACGTGCTGCAGGATCCGTCGCTGCACTACGTGTCGGCGGCGAACGAGGGCGATGCGGTCGCGCTGATCGCCGGCGTCACGCTCGGCGCGCGCAATGGCCGGCGCGGCGTCACGATGATGCAGAACTCGGGGCTCGGCAACGCGGTGAGTCCGCTGACGTCGCTCACGTGGACGTTCCGTTTGCCGCAACTGCTGATCGTCACGTGGCGCGGCCAGCCCGGCGTGTCGGACGAACCGCAGCACGCGTTGATGGGTCCGGTGACGCCCGCGATGCTCGACACGATGGAAATCCCGTGGGAAACCTTCCCGACCGAGGCCGACGCGATCGGCCCCGCGCTCGATCGTGCAACGAAGCACATGGATGAAACCGGTCGCCCGTATGCGCTCGTGATGCAGAAGGGCAGCGTCGCGCCGTACGAGCTGAAAGCGGCGGCGACGCCGACGCGTGCGCCTGCGATTGCCGCACGCAATACATCGCGCGGTCTGTCGGCGGATGCACTGCCGACGCGTCAGCAGGCACTGCAGCGCGTGATCGCGCGGACGCCGACTGAGTCGACGGTCGTGCTCGCGTCGACCGGCTTTTGCGGCCGCGAACTCTACGCAATCGACGATCGCTCGAACCAGCTGTACATGGTCGGCTCGATGGGCTGCGTGACGCCGTTCGCGCTCGGCCTCGCGCTGTCGCGGCCCGACCTGCAGGTGGTTGCGCTCGACGGCGATGGCGCTGCATTGATGCGGATGAGCGCGTTCGCGACGCTCGGCGCGTATGCACCGGCGAATCTGACGCACGTGCTGCTCGACAACGGCGCACACGATTCCACCGGCGGCCAGGCCACCGTGTCGCCGCAGGTGTCGTTCGCGGGTGTCGCGGCGGCGTGCGGCTACGCGTCGGCAGTCGAAGGCGACGATCTCGCCGTGCTCGACGAAGCCCTCGATGCGCTCGCCGCGCCCGTCTCGTCCGTCGCGTCCACTTCGCAGCGCGGTCCGCGTTTCGTGCGGCTCGCGATCCGGCGAGGCACGCCCGACGGTCTGCCGCGTCCCACCATTACCCCGCCCGACGTGAAGACGCGCCTGATGCGCCACATCGGCGCCGCGCAAGGAGCGCATTGA